The segment aatggaagcaacctaagtgtccatcagtagatgaatggataaagaagaggtggtacatatacacaatggaatagaatattattcagccataagaagaaaacaaatcgtaccatttgcaataacatggatggagctagagggtattatgctcagtgaaataagccaggtggagaaagacaagtaccaaatgatgtcactcatccgtggagtataagaacaaagaaaaaaactgaaggaacaaaacagcagcagaatcacagaacccacgagtggactaacagttaccaaagggaaagggactggggaggatgcgtgggaagggagggataaggggaaaggaaaaagggggcattactattagcagacataatgtagggggggcacagggaggactgcacaatacagagaagacaagtagtgattctatagcatcttactacgctgatggacagtgactgtaatgggatatgttggggggacttggtgatggggggagtctagtaaacataatattccttatgtaactgtagattaataataccccctccccctcaccaaaaaaaagcgATTGGCATTTAGGGAGATCTGTCACAACCATAGTGTAGTACCAAAAATTTATCTTCCCTTTAGTGACAAGGTCACTGTTCTCTGCCCTGTGGCCCAGAGGAGGTTAAACTGAGAGTCAGCTGCTACCTGGAGGCTCGGATTCTCTGCTAGGCTGAGGAGGAAGTGAGGAGCATCTGCTGGGACCCCACTCCCACTCACATGTAAGCCTTGTAGTTGTTGCCTATCTTCTGGACCCGGATGTCATACTTGGCGTCGATGAAAGGCTCTGTTGTGGCGTATGTCTGGGTGAGGGCCACCACACTGGCAATGTCCTGGAAGTCGTAGTGGTTTTCCACTTTGACCTAATGTTAGAGcaaggcagagagggagaaagggagacatacacacacacacgctaagAGTCACTGGAGTTCTGGCCTCCAAACCCCATCAAGATGTTTCCCAGCCAGAAGCAAACCTCCTCTCCCTGGGAAGCCCCTTCTCTCCAGCTTCCCTTCCCTGGGCTCAGAAGCCACACTTTCTGCCAGGGGCCCAAGGGGCTAAGCAAGTGACTTGCACTCTGCTTGATGAAAGAGGCCTGTTTGGGTAACATTCATAGCTTCAGAGGGCCCAAATTGTCTTCTTAGAAAGAATTCATCAGTAACAGAGGCAGAAGAAAGTCTACAACCTGACTGAAAAGCACCCTTCTTGGCCTCAGCCCCAAAGCACAGCAGGCCTGGTCTTACCTTGCCCATGCCCGAGTGAGCATGGCCGATCTTCACCACCACTGGGAACGTGGGCAGTGTCAGCTGAAAGCAGAGAAGAATGGAAGGAATTAGTCAGAATATGCCTGTTTCTCTGTGGaatcttacaaatatttttcttgggAACACCCTTGGAGGGGCCCTTTAAAGAGCTAGTCCAACTGTTATGAATTTAAAAACTGAGGCCGGTAccagtaacttgcctaaggctgCAGCATGTAGTGGCAGAGCTGTAAGAACCCTGCTCTCCTACCTGGTACCCTCTACATCTTTAAAACTCATCGGTTGCACCTTCGCTGCATTAGACAAACACTGGGCGGGACTGACCCTTAGccaaagagaatttttttaaaaattcacctttGAAAGGGTGAGTTTTACTGCACGTAAACTGTACCTTAGTAAACACCAATGAAATAGAAATGTATGTTTGGAATCTTAAATGCCCCTCTTGTCATGTACCTCTTAGTACCCTATCTCCTCCAAACATCCAGCTTCCCTGTGCTGTACCTGGCTTTTTGCCCCCTCTTTCACACTCTGCAGTGCTCATCAACATCCCAAAACTCACCACCACATGCAGCTTAGCTTGCTGAGGCTAGGATGCTAAGGCTAAGATTACCTGAGTATGCTAAGTAGTCCTGCCCAGCTTGGCATTTGGAAGCCAGCTGACAGGAGAATTCAACATGCTTATCACTTGAAAGAGATCATTAAGAGAGTCAACTCTCCCTGAAGGTAGCTAGCAGAGCAACATAAAAGCTTAAAAGTACTCTCCAAGGGCAGGATTTCAAGCTGTTACACAATGGTGCTGGAGGAACTTAAGTGGTGGAGTGGAAGGGGCACCAGACTAGACGGCAGGGCACCTGCATTCTAGTCCTCTCTGCCACTAACTCTCTGCAAGTCACTTACCTTACATCTGCCAAATGAAGAGACTGGGCAGGATGCTTTTTCAGATTCCGGTCCAGTAACATATCAGACTCTCTTTTGTTCTGGGTTTTGTATGAAGTACCTACCCGGACACCAAATCTCATCTTTCTTAGGCTCAGCTTTCAATTTCCTTCTTTTCAAACATCACTACCATATCAAGTTGAAAAGATATCTTTTGAAGGAAATAACGTTAACTCTGATGAAAAGTAGATTCTGAGGGAATCCTAAATGTGACCGGATACTGGGAGTACCTGACCTAAGGATTTCAGGATTCCTGGCAGAGGCCAGTAGAGGCTCGGCTAAGAGCTTTAAAAGGCCTCAGGAATCATGAGGTTCAAATGTACCTTATGAACAAGAAAGTGAGACCCAGGGAGGCAAAGGTTGCAAAGCTACCCAGTCACAGAATCAGAGCCCTGCCTCCTACCTCCCAGTTTGGCACTGTATGGAAGCATCCTACAGTTGTAATCCTGTGGGTCTCTTTCTATTTGGAGCCTCGGAGCACTATGCTCTGTCAGAGAGTACATGGCTCCGGTCACTCCCAAGTACATGGTATTTCTAAGCTGTCCCAACTTCTTTAACAAGACATAGCCTCTCCAGGAAGTAGGGACATGAGACAGAAATCAGCGTAGCCTCGAGACAGTCTGGAGAGGGCTTTGAAGTCCCAGGTTTGCCCTAAGTGATGGGACACCCTGTGCTTAGAGCCCCCATCAAGAGCACTGTCCTCAGCCATCTGCAGAGTCTGAGGCTTCGGGTATGGGGAAGTGCTTCTAAAGCTGCTTTCTCTGACATCTCTCCCCATCCCCCAGACGACAGagccaagacacacacacacatcccaacTTTCTCTGTCCTATTCCATTACTGTTTGCTGTTGCTTTGGAGCCTCATAAATAGGGCATTGAAAACACTTCCTGCAGCTGAAAGAGGCCCGGAGTAGATTGTCTCATTCCCAGTGTGCAGCTCAGCAAGGGGTCCGTCCTTCTCTGTCACTGTCTCTTTTGCCTGTTGTAATTCCGTCTGCCTCTCTCTGACTCTGCCTGTCTCTATTTGTGCCTCTCCTCACTCTCGTTTCTTCTGCTTCAATCTCTGTCCTCCCATCTTTCTGCCGTGACTCCATCCCCTCTCGCAGTGCCTTCCCTCTACCTCTATAAACTGCTTAAGCAGGGAAATAGAGGCTAGGGGTCTCTCATGGAGCTTCCCTCCTCATCTCACTGAGCCTGCCATCAGGAGGCCTCGGGTCTTGCGGGGCCTGCAGTCGCGGGTGGCCTGCAGCCAGAGGAGGGCGGAGCCCATGGGGCGGGACTGGCCCTAGGTCCACTCATAAAGCCTGGGGCGAGGGGCACCACACGTTCTGAAGGCGCCCTGTTAGGGCGGTTTGGTCAGACAGACCCCACAGGTTCCGTAGGGGCTCTGCGGTGTCATGGCCCGGAGCCCCCGGACTGCGCCGAGCTGGGCGCTGTGGCTGCGGCTGCTCGCACTGCTGCGGCCGCCGGGGCTGGGCGAGGCGTGCAGCTGCGCCCCCGCGCACCCCCAGCAGCACGTCTGCCGCTCGGCGCTGGGTGAGTCCGGAGGCCCGCGAGGTCCACAGCAGGGGTGGTTGTGTGGGGCTGGTATGCAGACCCGGAGTCTGCAGGGAAAGGGAGGCGCTCCCGCTGCTGCTGATGGGTCAGGCGGGCCGGCGCCATGGCAACCTTGCAAAGCCTGATAACTTGCAAGGAAGTGAAGACTGTAAGGGCCTCGATAGCGACCCCTCACCTCTGCCTACTGTAATTATGGAATGTCACTGAACAACAGGTCCTAGGAACTCTCCAGGGATTATTCTGAACTActgggtgggggaaagggagagTCAGGGGCCACAGGCACTGGACTTTCATTAAAAACATCCCTGCGTATCCAAGCCTATAACTGAAGTTGCTGCCATGCCGCAACCCAACATGCATCTTCTACCCTTCCTCTTCCCGCCCCCTGTAAATACCTACCCTGCCCCCTTAAGTCCCTGGCATACTTCTGTTCACCCTTCAAGGTCTTACTCAGGTACCTGCTCTCCTCTGAAGGCTTGCTGACTCCTTGGTGCTATTATAGCATCTCTAATGTCCTTGGGCTCCCACTATACTGTGCTGTTGATCTTTGTAAGTCCACTAGACCAAGAGTTCTGTAGGATGGGGGACCCTGTCTTAATCACATTTATAAACCAAATAACTAGTATTAGGCTAGGCACAGAGGAAGAACTTCATAAAGAGTTTTTGATTAATGTGCAAATGGCAAATTTGAACTACTTCTGTGGAGGGTCAGTACATTTAGCTCTGGTTGGGCTCCATTTAAGGCCTTGTGCTACATCAGCTGATGTCTGCACACTGACTGTCTTCAAgggcctccccctccctcctctgccttgACAGCCACCTCCACCCCCGTGCACCCTGGGCTATGGAGAACTAGACTTTCAAAACTAGCAGGTAAGGTGTAGAGACTGTAGGACCTAGCCTGAGGGGTTTGGAACTTCCAGAAACTGCAGAGGAGCTTCCAAGTCCCCACTCACacacatcctcctcctcctcacaacCCAGCAAGAACTTAACCCAGAAGTCCCCTTCAAAATTGTTTAGGGGCCCAGATCCCAGATAGATTGCTCCCACAGATTGCTGAAGGTtcccttttttctgtttcatgcaGCAATCTGGGCCAAAATCTCCAGTGAGAAGGTAGTTCCTGCTAGTGCAGACCCTGCTGACACTCACAAAATGATCCGGTATGAAATCAAACAGATAAAGGTACATGGGGAAAGGACAGGGCGTTTATCCCCTTGGGCTGTTGGGAAGAGTGGGGCCTGTGTTCCAGGAGGACTGGTCAGGTGGCCTGCGTCACTGATCCTAGGGTATAGACGCTGAAGAAGAATGGATGGCATGTTGGCAGCAGGTCCCACAAAACCTGAGTGACAGTGCAGAACAGGCCCTCAGTGTCTCTCTGGTCCTACAGAAACCTGTGCTTGAAGCTTCTAGAGGTACCTCTCCTCTCACTGGAATAAACCAAGGTTTCCATTTTCTTATAGAGAGAGATGACCCAGCTGGGCCATCTGTGTTAACCAAATCCTGAACTAGGCACACTTAATTTTTTCAGATTTAGAAATAGGAAGCTTTTCCTTTTAAGGTATAAAGTACACTTAATGACCCAATACTGCTTTTTGGTGATTGCCTTTCAGATGTTTAAAGGGTTTGAGAAAATCCAGGATGTTCAGTATATCTACACACCTTTTGATTCCTCTCTGTGTGGTGTGAAACTAGAAGCCAACAGCCAGAAGCAGTATCTCTTGACTGGTAAGTTAAAGACCAGCAAGTGGCCCTCAGAGTCTCTCTCCCCAGAAGACAGTCAGGGAAGAGCCAGGGCTGTCCTTCGGCAGCAAGCTGAGCCAGGTGGCATTTCCTTGGGCATAAAACAGTGTTGTGTTACTAAGAGACAGACTGAGTTGGGAGAGGCCTTGGCAATCTCCCTTTCAATACAGGAGTCTTCATTACAGTGATCTTGGGCACCGCTACACTGTTATTTTAGGGACTGGTTGCTCTCCCAACCTAGAACAACTGGATCCATAATCAGTTTTAattgaaaactaaaaatttttGGCATCTTGAGCTAAAATCTGCCCCTCTGAAACCACCCCTTGTGGGTTCAACTCTGCTTTCTGCTCTGTGATGATCCTGCAGAGGCCTGAGGATAATAGACAAGTGCACTCTAGCTCCAGATTTGCTGGCATGGTTCCCAGACCCTCCTATCGTGGCCACCTTCTCAAGTGGGATATAGCCTGTCCCTAGCCTTCCCCTAGCACAGGACCTTGAACTGGACACAACACTACAGGTGACATCTTAGTTTCACAGACTCAAGGATTGTGTGTGAGCAACTGCCCACCAACTCACACATTATAGTTCCTGTAGCCTAGAATGGCATTAGCTTTAGACAGCCACGTCAGGTCACACTCTTGGCTCATAGTGAGCCTGTGTGACTAACTCATACTCCAGGCCCTATTCTGGGGGAAGTCAAAGCCAGGCCCTAACAGGAAGTCTGAGTCCAACATGGTTCTGTCTCCATGAACTTAGGCCTCTCCTCCACACTGAATTGGTTGGGATAGAACAGTTAAAGAACCACACAATAATGACTCCATAAGTGGATGAATGCAATACTAAATTATTTTGTAGTTCAAAGAAAGGAGATACTCATGTGGTTGTAAATTAGGGAAGCTTCATTGTGTAAGTGGGATCTAAATTTGCCCtacaagatgaaaaatatttagaaagtaggcagggaaaagaaaagcagaggagGTGGGGCAAACAGGAGGAAGAATTCCACGATCTGCCCCTCAGGTTTATCAGTGAATGACCATCTACTGCTTGCCAGGGCTTGGGCAGGAGAATGGAGACTCAGTAACAAGTCACAGTCCTCAAAGAGCTCACAGTCTAGACTTGGCTCCTGAGAAGTCATAGGCATTGGTGGCCTTGAGGGTAGGGGCTCCCCAGCTCTAAGAATATGGGATGGTTCTGATCTAGGAGCCTCTGGTGGGAGAAGCAGAGGCAGGGCATGCCACTGAGCCCTCCAGGTCCCAGGAACAGTGGGCAAGGCCACATACTTTATAAGCACCTACCGTCTGCATGCCCAGCTCTCTGCTGGGAACATCAGTGCTTCAGGAAGCAGGAGCTGGgctctctgccctcaaggaggtcAAGTATAACTGAAGGTAAGGATAACTGACGAAACATGGGTGTACCAAAAAGTCACTGGGGGCACCATGCTCTCTGGAGAAGGCACAAACTCTTTTACTTAACGTTAGTTAAAAGCCCTTTGTGACCAGAACACTGCTGATCACTCCAGCTTTGGCTCATGCTGCTTGTCAGGGATAGTTCCTCGCTCCTTGTCTTCCCCAACAGCTACTTGCCGTTGCAGGGCTGCACTCTGCTGAGCTGCACCCCTCCACCTTTGCAAAGCAAAGTCCTCACTTCAACTTGTCTGACAGGTGAACTTCTACCTATTCCTTCAAGGCCCGATGTAAGccccatctcctcctcctcctggccctCACCCCTGCCACAGACAGAGATTACtgggctttcctttgttctgAAACTGCATCTTTTTTTACAGTGTAATTTTTGCCTCCTGATCTGTCTGCCCTACTAGTTTTTAAGCTTCTCTGGGGCAGATATCCTATCATATTTATTCTGTATTCCTGATACCAGGTCATAGTAGTTgctcagtgagtaagtgattgaGCAACTGAATTTCTAAAAGAGGTGTGGGCCAGTGTGGTCACAGATGGCTTTGAGGATGAGATGGTACTGAAAGGGGTCTTTGGAAGATGGGAGAGAGCTTCATAAGAAGAGGGACTCTCCTGTGGGGAAGGGGAAAGACTCACCAAGACAGGCATCAGTGGGGCAGGAGACTGGCCTGTACAGATACTGGGAAAGGGGAAGGGGCCTATTATTTATTGAAGATCTTCTGTGGGCCTATAACTGTACAGGGAATTTTATATACATTCTTGCATTTAATCCTGACAGAGGCCTTATTCTCATCTTCCAGCTGAGAAGTTACATGACTTtctgaaggtcacacagctagcaacaGGTAGAAAAGAAGGGGGTTCCACCAAGAGTCTTACTTTAAAGCCCATGTTCTTCTTTCTGAACCATGCCTTCAACTGTCCTTCATACAAAGTCTGTTAATATCCTTGATATAGAGATTATAAAGGTCTTTCTGGTCCTTTCATTAAGGCCATGTCACCACTGCCACCAGAAAGCCATTGAAGAAGTTGCAATTCTGGGCTCTCCAAGGACCCAGGCtcctggagctccatgagcag is part of the Manis pentadactyla isolate mManPen7 chromosome 1, mManPen7.hap1, whole genome shotgun sequence genome and harbors:
- the TIMP4 gene encoding metalloproteinase inhibitor 4 translates to MARSPRTAPSWALWLRLLALLRPPGLGEACSCAPAHPQQHVCRSALAIWAKISSEKVVPASADPADTHKMIRYEIKQIKMFKGFEKIQDVQYIYTPFDSSLCGVKLEANSQKQYLLTGQVLNDGKVFIHLCNYIEPWENLSFLQRESLNLHYHLNCGCQITTCYTVPCAISAPSECLWTDWLLERKLYGYQAQHYVCMKHVDGTCSWYRGRLPLKKEFVDVIHP